One window of the Streptomyces sp. NBC_00259 genome contains the following:
- a CDS encoding polyprenyl synthetase family protein has protein sequence MTVVGPFGLSVRDQALEADVQTGLAAVEAGLLDATKSEVPFITEAAQHLVRAGGKRFRPLLVMLAAQFGDPYAPGVVPSAVVVELTHLATLYHDDVMDEAEVRRGVASANARWGNSLAVLTGDFLFARASHVLADLGPEAVRIQAEAFERLVTGQILETAGPRDGRDPVDHYLDVLAGKTGSLVAVSCRFGAMMSGADEHVTDVLTQYGERLGVAFQLADDVLDIASDSHESGKTPGTDLREGIPTLPVLRLREQAAVHGRPEDLELVELLEGDLTDDARHAEALARLRVHPALEQARRDTVRYAEEARAMLAPLPECWAKSALVELCDAVVHRAA, from the coding sequence GTGACCGTCGTCGGGCCGTTCGGGCTGAGCGTGCGGGACCAGGCTCTTGAGGCCGATGTCCAGACCGGGTTGGCGGCTGTCGAGGCGGGGCTGCTCGATGCCACCAAGAGCGAGGTGCCCTTCATCACGGAAGCCGCGCAGCACCTCGTGCGCGCGGGCGGGAAGCGCTTCCGGCCGCTGCTGGTGATGCTGGCGGCACAGTTCGGCGACCCGTACGCGCCGGGCGTCGTGCCCTCGGCCGTCGTCGTCGAGCTGACGCACCTGGCGACGCTGTACCACGACGACGTGATGGACGAGGCCGAGGTGCGCCGCGGAGTGGCCAGCGCCAACGCCCGCTGGGGGAACTCGCTGGCCGTCCTGACCGGTGACTTCCTGTTCGCCCGTGCCTCGCACGTCCTGGCCGATCTGGGTCCCGAGGCCGTCCGCATCCAGGCCGAGGCCTTCGAGCGGCTGGTCACCGGTCAGATCCTGGAGACCGCCGGCCCGCGCGACGGCCGCGACCCCGTCGACCACTACCTCGACGTGCTCGCGGGCAAGACCGGCTCGCTGGTCGCCGTCTCGTGCCGCTTCGGCGCGATGATGTCCGGCGCCGACGAGCACGTCACGGACGTTCTCACCCAGTACGGGGAGCGGCTCGGGGTCGCCTTCCAGCTTGCCGACGACGTCCTCGACATCGCCTCCGACTCGCACGAGTCCGGCAAGACCCCCGGCACCGATCTGCGCGAGGGCATCCCCACGCTGCCGGTGCTCCGGCTGCGCGAGCAGGCCGCCGTGCACGGCCGGCCGGAGGACCTGGAGCTGGTCGAGCTCCTCGAGGGTGATCTGACGGACGACGCGCGGCACGCGGAGGCGCTGGCCAGGCTGCGGGTCCACCCCGCGCTGGAGCAGGCCAGGCGGGACACCGTGCGGTACGCGGAGGAGGCGCGGGCGATGCTGGCGCCGCTGCCCGAGTGCTGGGCGAAGTCCGCGCTGGTGGAGCTGTGCGACGCGGTGGTCCACCGCGCCGCCTGA
- a CDS encoding LolA family protein: MAPNDNARTTEEAGERSAVRRKAARYAVPVAVAGVAAATIGLVPALAASGDPDLPEVTAQQLIEKMAASDVEQLSGTVKISTDLGLPSLGGLAGDAASSFAPKGEDGGEGGSAASPDAKLMELTSGTHTLRVAADGPDRQKLSILNDAAEYSVIHNGNDVWAYDSKSNEVFHGKDADKAAGKGADEEHAAPGELPSTPKDFAEEALKAVDDTTSVTVDGTARIAGRDAYQLLIKPKQSGSTIGSVRIAVDAEKGVPLKFTLLPSSGGKAVVDAGFTKVDFSKPEASTFDFTPPKGAKVTEADELEGREKGATEHPEGLKGFKGLEGLGLEGVDGSQGVNVIGEGWTAIAELTAPGGEGLTAPKSGDTPPEAQKFLDALGDQVKGDFGTGTVFKTRLVNALMTDDGKVYVGAVTKDALVKAANAAK; encoded by the coding sequence ATGGCACCGAACGACAACGCACGGACCACCGAGGAGGCCGGGGAGCGCTCCGCCGTCCGCCGCAAGGCGGCGCGGTACGCGGTCCCCGTCGCGGTGGCGGGGGTTGCCGCGGCGACCATCGGGCTCGTCCCGGCGCTCGCCGCGTCCGGCGACCCCGATCTGCCGGAGGTCACCGCACAGCAACTCATCGAGAAGATGGCCGCGTCGGACGTCGAGCAGCTGTCCGGCACGGTCAAGATCAGCACCGACCTGGGCCTTCCGTCGCTGGGCGGGCTCGCGGGGGACGCCGCGAGCAGCTTCGCCCCGAAGGGCGAGGACGGCGGCGAAGGCGGCTCGGCCGCGTCGCCCGACGCCAAGCTGATGGAACTGACGTCCGGCACGCACACGCTGCGGGTCGCGGCCGACGGTCCGGACCGACAGAAGCTGTCAATCCTGAACGACGCCGCGGAGTACAGCGTCATCCACAACGGGAACGACGTCTGGGCCTACGACAGCAAGTCCAACGAGGTCTTCCACGGCAAGGACGCGGACAAGGCCGCGGGCAAGGGCGCCGACGAGGAGCACGCGGCCCCGGGCGAGCTGCCGAGCACCCCGAAGGACTTCGCCGAAGAGGCGCTGAAGGCCGTGGACGACACGACCTCGGTGACCGTCGACGGCACGGCCCGGATCGCCGGCCGCGACGCCTACCAGCTGCTCATCAAGCCCAAGCAGAGCGGCTCGACCATCGGCTCCGTACGCATCGCGGTGGACGCCGAGAAGGGCGTGCCGCTGAAGTTCACCCTGCTGCCGAGCAGTGGGGGCAAGGCCGTGGTCGACGCGGGCTTCACCAAGGTCGACTTCTCGAAGCCCGAGGCCTCGACGTTCGACTTCACCCCGCCGAAGGGCGCGAAGGTCACCGAGGCGGACGAGCTGGAGGGACGGGAGAAGGGCGCCACCGAGCACCCCGAGGGGCTGAAGGGCTTCAAGGGCCTCGAAGGCCTGGGCCTGGAGGGCGTGGACGGCTCCCAGGGCGTGAACGTCATCGGTGAGGGCTGGACCGCCATCGCCGAACTCACCGCCCCGGGCGGCGAGGGCCTCACCGCTCCGAAGTCCGGTGACACCCCGCCGGAGGCCCAGAAGTTCCTGGACGCGCTCGGTGACCAGGTCAAGGGCGACTTCGGCACCGGTACGGTCTTCAAGACCCGTCTGGTCAACGCCCTCATGACGGACGACGGCAAGGTCTACGTGGGTGCTGTCACGAAGGACGCGCTGGTCAAGGCGGCCAACGCGGCGAAGTAG
- a CDS encoding ABC transporter ATP-binding protein yields the protein MTDAAAVIETRGLTKRYRGGHTAVDRLDLRVPAGSVFGFLGPNGSGKTTTIRLLLGLLAPTSGTATVLGAPMPRASRAVLPRVGALIEGPALYGYLSGRDNLVRYDSADPSADPRTRRARVAGALDRVGLGAAAARKAKTYSLGMKQRLGLAAALLQPRSLLVLDEPTNGLDPQGMREIRTLIRELAADGTTVFLSSHLLDEIEQVCTHAAVMNRGALIAQGSVAELAARTRGRLSVTGPDPADAARVLKEHGITDLAVTEDRVTGEVPADAELADINAALVRAGVRVRAFGQERASLEDAFVALTGEGFDVAG from the coding sequence ATGACCGACGCCGCCGCCGTCATCGAGACGCGCGGGCTCACCAAGCGGTACCGGGGCGGGCATACGGCCGTCGACCGGCTCGATCTCCGGGTGCCCGCGGGGAGCGTCTTCGGGTTCCTCGGGCCGAACGGATCCGGGAAGACCACCACGATCCGTCTGCTGCTGGGACTCCTCGCGCCCACCTCCGGCACCGCCACCGTCCTCGGCGCCCCCATGCCCCGCGCCTCCCGCGCCGTCCTGCCCAGGGTGGGAGCGCTGATCGAGGGGCCCGCGCTGTACGGGTACCTGAGCGGGCGGGACAATCTCGTACGGTACGACTCCGCGGATCCGTCCGCCGACCCCCGCACCCGCCGCGCCCGGGTCGCCGGCGCGCTCGACCGGGTGGGACTCGGGGCCGCCGCGGCGCGCAAGGCGAAGACGTACTCGCTCGGCATGAAGCAGCGGCTCGGGCTCGCGGCCGCACTGCTTCAGCCGCGCAGCCTGCTCGTGCTGGACGAGCCGACGAACGGGCTCGATCCGCAGGGCATGCGGGAGATCCGCACGCTGATCAGGGAACTCGCGGCGGACGGTACGACCGTCTTCCTCTCGTCCCATCTCCTCGACGAGATCGAGCAGGTGTGCACCCACGCCGCGGTGATGAACCGGGGCGCCCTGATCGCGCAGGGCTCCGTCGCCGAGCTCGCCGCGCGGACCCGGGGCCGCCTCTCCGTCACCGGGCCCGATCCCGCCGACGCCGCCCGGGTGCTGAAGGAGCACGGAATCACCGACCTCGCCGTCACCGAGGACCGGGTGACGGGCGAGGTGCCCGCCGATGCCGAACTGGCCGACATCAACGCGGCCCTGGTGCGTGCGGGTGTCCGGGTACGGGCCTTCGGCCAGGAACGGGCGTCCCTGGAGGACGCGTTCGTGGCGCTGACAGGGGAGGGTTTCGATGTCGCGGGCTGA
- a CDS encoding ABC transporter permease, giving the protein MSRADARTDSGAGTTGAGTTVPGATEAGATEVGPAATDSGAGTTGIGTTGVGTSAAGTPRLLWSLGLFRSELVTTFRRWRTLALLGVLAAVPVLIGVAIRIETSDGGSVGGGGQGPAFFTQITNNGLFLVFAALAATLPVFLPMAVGVVAGDAVAGETNSGTLRYLLVAPAGRTRLLLAKYAATLAFCLAATLAVAASALAAGALLFPLGDVTTISGTRISFMDGLLRALLVAVLVAASLTGIAALGLFVSTLTGSGVAAMATTVGLVITVQILNSIPQLDAVHPYLFPHHWLSFADVLREPVYWDDVLRNLGLQGAYVAVFGSAAWARFTSKDITA; this is encoded by the coding sequence ATGTCGCGGGCTGATGCGCGCACGGATTCCGGTGCCGGGACGACGGGGGCCGGGACGACGGTGCCCGGGGCGACGGAGGCCGGTGCGACGGAGGTGGGTCCGGCAGCCACGGATTCCGGTGCGGGGACGACGGGGATCGGGACGACGGGGGTCGGCACGTCCGCCGCCGGCACACCCCGCCTCCTGTGGTCCCTCGGCCTCTTCCGCTCCGAGCTGGTCACGACCTTCCGCCGCTGGCGCACCCTCGCGCTGCTCGGCGTACTCGCCGCCGTACCCGTACTCATCGGCGTCGCCATCAGGATCGAGACGAGCGACGGCGGCTCGGTCGGCGGTGGCGGTCAGGGTCCCGCCTTCTTCACCCAGATCACCAACAACGGCCTGTTCCTCGTCTTCGCCGCGCTCGCCGCGACCCTGCCGGTGTTCCTGCCCATGGCGGTCGGCGTGGTCGCGGGCGACGCGGTCGCCGGCGAGACGAACAGCGGAACGCTGCGCTATCTGCTCGTCGCCCCGGCCGGCCGGACCCGGCTGCTGCTCGCCAAGTACGCCGCCACACTGGCCTTCTGCCTGGCGGCGACACTCGCCGTGGCCGCCTCGGCCCTGGCAGCCGGGGCCCTGCTCTTCCCGCTCGGCGACGTCACCACCATCTCCGGGACGCGGATCTCCTTCATGGACGGACTGCTCCGCGCACTGTTGGTCGCGGTGCTGGTGGCCGCGTCGCTGACGGGGATCGCGGCGCTCGGACTGTTCGTCTCGACGCTCACGGGCAGCGGGGTCGCCGCGATGGCGACGACCGTCGGGCTCGTGATCACGGTGCAGATCCTGAACTCGATCCCGCAGCTGGACGCCGTGCACCCGTATCTGTTCCCGCACCACTGGCTGTCCTTCGCCGACGTGCTGCGGGAACCCGTGTACTGGGACGACGTATTGCGGAACCTGGGCCTCCAGGGTGCCTACGTGGCGGTGTTCGGCTCGGCGGCGTGGGCGCGGTTCACCTCGAAGGACATCACGGCGTGA
- a CDS encoding flavodoxin family protein, with protein sequence MTRSFLFLLGSSRTGGNTEALARLAAEQLPAGAGQRWLHLDDLPLPDFEDLRHEGDGRYPAPTGHAATLLDATLGATDLVLASPLYWYSVSTTTKRYLDHWSGWMRVPGLDFRPRMAGRTLWGVTALAGAPGDADPLVGTLRHTARYMRMEFGGVLLGNGTRPGDVAGDDEAARQAKTFFTP encoded by the coding sequence ATGACCAGGTCGTTTCTCTTTCTGCTCGGCAGCAGCCGCACCGGCGGCAACACCGAGGCGCTGGCGCGGCTCGCCGCCGAGCAGCTCCCGGCCGGTGCCGGGCAGCGCTGGCTGCACCTCGACGACCTCCCGCTCCCCGACTTCGAGGACCTGCGCCACGAGGGCGACGGCCGCTACCCCGCACCGACCGGGCACGCGGCCACACTGCTGGACGCGACGCTGGGGGCGACCGACCTCGTCCTCGCCTCCCCGCTGTACTGGTACTCCGTCTCCACCACGACCAAGCGGTACTTGGACCACTGGTCGGGCTGGATGCGGGTGCCGGGGCTCGACTTCCGGCCACGGATGGCGGGACGCACGCTGTGGGGCGTGACGGCACTCGCGGGCGCGCCCGGTGACGCGGACCCGCTGGTAGGTACGTTGCGGCACACCGCGAGGTACATGCGGATGGAGTTCGGCGGGGTGCTGCTGGGCAACGGCACACGCCCGGGCGACGTGGCCGGGGACGACGAGGCGGCGCGGCAGGCAAAGACGTTCTTCACGCCGTGA
- a CDS encoding M28 family metallopeptidase, with protein MTHSAHRRTAAAAALALAGLLTAAAPAATAAAAPAAAPAAAPSAATSPAALAAPDIPLANVKAHLSELQSIATANGGNRAHGRPGYKASIDHVKAKLDAAGFTTTVQQFTSSGATGYNLIADWPGGDANQVLMAGAHLDSVGSGPGINDNGSGSAGVLETALAVSRAQLQPAKHLRFAWWGAEELGLVGSKYYVNNLPAADRSKISGYLNFDMIGSPNPGYFVYDDDPTIEQTFKDYYAGLGVATEIETEGDGRSDHASFKNVGIPVGGLFTGASRTKSSAQAQKWGGTAGQAFDRCYHSSCDTTANINDTAIDRNSDAIAHAIWTLSAGTTVPGDVYETTADVAVPDNGAAVTSSVTVSGRSGNAPTTLRVGVDIKHTWRGDLVVDLLAPDGTSYRLKNSSSNDSADNVVATYTVNASSESANGTWKLRVQDVASQDTGYIDSWRLTF; from the coding sequence ATGACCCACTCCGCGCACAGACGCACCGCCGCAGCCGCGGCACTCGCTCTCGCCGGGCTGCTCACGGCGGCCGCACCGGCCGCCACGGCGGCGGCCGCACCGGCGGCCGCACCGGCCGCCGCACCGAGCGCCGCCACTTCCCCGGCGGCGCTCGCCGCGCCGGACATACCCCTCGCCAACGTCAAGGCGCACCTCTCCGAGCTGCAGTCCATCGCGACCGCCAACGGCGGCAACCGCGCACACGGACGCCCCGGCTACAAGGCCTCGATCGACCATGTGAAGGCCAAGCTCGACGCCGCCGGTTTCACCACCACCGTCCAGCAGTTCACCTCCTCGGGCGCCACCGGCTACAACCTGATCGCCGACTGGCCGGGCGGCGACGCCAACCAGGTGCTGATGGCGGGTGCCCATCTCGACTCGGTCGGCTCCGGGCCGGGCATCAACGACAACGGCTCGGGTTCCGCGGGCGTCCTGGAGACCGCCCTCGCCGTCTCCCGGGCACAGCTGCAGCCGGCGAAGCATCTGCGCTTCGCCTGGTGGGGCGCCGAGGAGCTGGGCCTGGTCGGCTCGAAGTACTACGTCAACAACCTCCCGGCGGCCGACCGTTCGAAGATCTCCGGCTATCTCAACTTCGACATGATCGGCTCACCGAACCCCGGCTACTTCGTCTACGACGACGACCCGACGATCGAGCAGACCTTCAAGGACTACTACGCCGGGCTCGGTGTGGCCACCGAGATCGAGACCGAGGGCGACGGCCGCTCGGACCACGCCTCGTTCAAGAACGTCGGCATACCGGTGGGCGGACTCTTCACCGGCGCGAGCCGTACGAAGTCGAGCGCGCAGGCCCAGAAGTGGGGCGGCACGGCCGGCCAGGCCTTCGACCGCTGCTACCACTCGTCCTGCGACACCACGGCGAACATCAACGACACCGCGATCGACCGCAACAGCGACGCCATCGCCCACGCCATCTGGACCCTGTCCGCCGGGACGACCGTCCCGGGCGACGTGTACGAGACCACCGCGGACGTCGCCGTCCCCGACAACGGAGCCGCGGTGACCTCGTCCGTCACCGTGTCCGGCCGTTCGGGGAACGCACCGACGACGCTCAGGGTGGGCGTGGACATCAAGCACACCTGGCGCGGTGACCTGGTCGTCGATCTGCTGGCGCCCGACGGCACGTCGTACCGCCTGAAGAACTCCAGCAGCAACGACTCGGCGGACAACGTCGTCGCCACGTACACCGTGAACGCGTCGAGCGAGTCCGCGAACGGCACCTGGAAGCTCCGGGTGCAGGACGTGGCGTCACAGGACACCGGCTACATCGACAGCTGGAGGCTCACCTTCTGA
- a CDS encoding VOC family protein, producing the protein MTLHWKLVIDATDPLAQVDFWAEALGYTAEDNSALIERLLESGAVPDALTTERHGRRVWRDLAAVRHPDDPYEEATGIGLGRRLLFQRVPETKTVKNRLHLDLHSGPGQRDEEVARLVRLGATLLREVKEPGGEWCVMQDPEGNEFCVQ; encoded by the coding sequence ATGACGCTGCACTGGAAGCTCGTGATCGATGCGACCGACCCGCTCGCCCAGGTCGACTTCTGGGCCGAGGCCCTCGGCTACACCGCGGAGGACAACAGCGCCCTCATCGAGCGGCTGCTGGAGTCGGGAGCCGTACCGGACGCCCTGACCACCGAGCGGCACGGCCGCCGCGTCTGGCGCGATCTGGCCGCCGTCCGGCATCCGGACGATCCGTACGAGGAGGCGACCGGCATCGGGCTCGGCCGACGGCTGCTGTTCCAGCGGGTGCCCGAGACCAAGACGGTCAAGAACCGGCTCCATCTCGACCTCCACTCCGGCCCCGGGCAGCGCGACGAGGAAGTGGCCCGGCTGGTGCGGCTGGGGGCGACGCTGCTGCGCGAGGTGAAGGAGCCGGGCGGGGAGTGGTGCGTGATGCAGGATCCGGAGGGCAACGAGTTCTGCGTGCAGTAG
- the rarD gene encoding EamA family transporter RarD, with protein sequence MKADNEQRIGLLYGIGAYGMWGLVPLFWPLLKPAGAVEILAHRMVWSLAVVGVALLALRRWGWIRELLREPRKLGLITVAAAVITVNWGVYIWAVNAGQVVEASLGYFINPLVTIAMGVLLLKERLRPAQWAAVGIGFAAVVVLAVGYGRPPWISLVLAFSFAVYGLIKKKINIGGLESLAAETAVQFLPALAYLLWLGSQGSADFGAHGAGHAALLAATGIVTAVPLVCFGAAAIRVPLSTLGLLQYLAPVFQFLLGIVYFHEAMPAERWAGFSLVWLALSMLTWDALRTARRNKAEAVRLTRATRAASASAATVPDGVTSVVLPDGATATVPDPVAATVPDPAKRPEPAA encoded by the coding sequence GTGAAGGCGGACAACGAGCAGCGGATCGGCCTGTTGTACGGGATCGGCGCCTACGGCATGTGGGGTCTGGTCCCGCTCTTCTGGCCGCTGCTGAAGCCGGCAGGCGCCGTCGAGATCCTCGCCCACCGCATGGTCTGGTCCCTGGCCGTCGTCGGTGTCGCGCTGCTGGCGCTGCGCCGCTGGGGCTGGATACGGGAACTGCTGCGCGAGCCGCGCAAGCTCGGCCTGATCACCGTCGCCGCCGCGGTGATCACCGTGAACTGGGGCGTCTACATCTGGGCCGTCAACGCGGGCCAGGTGGTGGAGGCGTCGCTCGGCTACTTCATCAATCCGCTGGTCACCATCGCGATGGGGGTGCTGCTGCTCAAGGAGCGGCTGCGGCCGGCGCAGTGGGCCGCGGTCGGTATCGGCTTCGCGGCCGTGGTGGTGCTCGCGGTCGGGTACGGGCGGCCGCCGTGGATCTCCCTGGTCCTGGCCTTCTCGTTCGCCGTCTACGGGCTGATCAAGAAGAAGATCAACATCGGCGGCCTGGAATCGCTGGCGGCCGAGACGGCGGTGCAGTTCCTGCCGGCCCTCGCCTATCTGCTGTGGCTGGGCTCGCAGGGCTCGGCCGACTTCGGCGCGCACGGCGCCGGGCACGCCGCGCTGCTCGCGGCGACCGGCATCGTCACCGCGGTGCCGCTGGTGTGCTTCGGTGCGGCGGCGATCCGGGTGCCGCTGTCGACGCTGGGACTTCTGCAGTATCTGGCGCCGGTGTTCCAGTTCCTGCTGGGCATCGTGTACTTCCACGAGGCCATGCCCGCGGAGCGGTGGGCCGGCTTCTCGCTGGTGTGGCTGGCGCTGAGCATGCTGACCTGGGACGCCCTGCGTACGGCCCGCCGCAACAAGGCGGAGGCGGTGCGTCTCACCCGGGCCACCCGGGCGGCGTCCGCGTCCGCGGCCACGGTTCCGGACGGGGTGACCAGTGTCGTCCTTCCGGACGGGGCGACCGCCACGGTCCCGGATCCTGTGGCCGCCACCGTTCCGGACCCGGCGAAGCGTCCGGAGCCCGCGGCCTGA
- a CDS encoding SDR family oxidoreductase, which yields MSSIVVTGATGRLGRLVIERLLATGVPAGTIAALVRDKEKAADLAARGIELRVADYSAPKTLTTAFRSGDRVLLISGSEVGQRVPQHTAVVSAAQAAGVAQLAYTGVLGGPEADFELAAEHKATEQAILDSGLPYTFLRNGWYTENYTEHLAPVLEHGAVVGNAGEGRIASAARADYAAAAAAVLTGDDHLGRVYELSGDTAWSLAEYAAEVAKQSGRDIAYTDVPAETHLQILTGAGVPEAFAAILVDVDHAIERGRLAGGSGDLARLAGRPTTPLADTVAEALAHH from the coding sequence ATGAGCAGCATCGTCGTCACCGGAGCCACCGGACGGCTCGGCCGCCTCGTCATCGAGCGGCTTCTGGCGACCGGCGTCCCCGCCGGCACCATCGCCGCCCTCGTGCGCGACAAGGAGAAGGCCGCGGACCTCGCGGCGCGCGGCATCGAGCTGCGGGTCGCCGACTACAGCGCACCCAAGACGCTCACGACCGCGTTCCGCTCCGGCGACCGGGTGCTGCTGATCTCCGGCAGCGAGGTCGGCCAGCGGGTGCCGCAGCACACGGCGGTCGTCTCGGCCGCACAGGCGGCCGGGGTCGCCCAGCTCGCGTACACGGGCGTCCTCGGCGGCCCCGAGGCCGACTTCGAGCTCGCCGCCGAGCACAAGGCCACCGAGCAGGCGATCCTCGACTCCGGCCTGCCGTACACCTTCCTGCGCAACGGCTGGTACACCGAGAACTACACCGAGCACCTCGCCCCGGTGCTGGAGCACGGAGCCGTCGTCGGCAACGCGGGCGAGGGCCGGATCGCCTCGGCGGCCCGCGCCGACTACGCCGCCGCCGCGGCCGCCGTGCTGACCGGCGACGACCACCTCGGCCGGGTGTACGAACTCAGCGGCGACACCGCCTGGTCGCTCGCCGAGTACGCGGCCGAGGTCGCGAAGCAGTCCGGCAGGGACATCGCCTACACCGACGTCCCCGCCGAGACGCATCTGCAGATCCTGACCGGCGCCGGCGTGCCGGAGGCCTTCGCCGCGATCCTCGTCGACGTCGACCACGCCATCGAGCGCGGACGGCTCGCCGGCGGCAGCGGCGATCTGGCCCGGCTCGCCGGACGTCCGACGACACCCCTCGCCGACACGGTGGCCGAGGCCCTCGCGCACCACTGA
- a CDS encoding winged helix-turn-helix transcriptional regulator, producing MSVSANVNEKLCPSRVVLEHVTSRWGVLVLAALLERSYRFSELRRTVGGVSEKMLAQTLQTLERDGFVHRDAKPVIPPRVDYSLTPLGTEAAEQVWALARWTERRLGDVERARAEYDEARTS from the coding sequence ATGAGCGTTAGTGCCAACGTCAACGAGAAGCTGTGCCCGTCCCGTGTCGTCCTGGAGCATGTGACCAGCCGCTGGGGCGTCCTCGTCCTGGCCGCGCTGCTGGAGCGCTCGTACCGCTTCAGCGAGCTGCGCCGCACCGTCGGCGGCGTCAGCGAGAAGATGCTGGCCCAGACCCTGCAGACCCTGGAGCGCGACGGGTTCGTCCACCGTGACGCCAAGCCCGTCATCCCGCCGCGCGTGGACTACTCCCTCACGCCGCTCGGCACGGAGGCCGCCGAGCAGGTGTGGGCACTGGCGCGCTGGACGGAGCGCCGCCTCGGCGACGTGGAGCGGGCGCGGGCGGAGTACGACGAGGCCCGGACCTCCTGA
- a CDS encoding 2-oxoacid:ferredoxin oxidoreductase subunit beta, which yields MTETASSLLSLVPKAEAKQSMKDFKSDQEVRWCPGCGDYAILAAVQGFMPELGLAKENIVFVSGIGCSSRFPYYMNTYGMHSIHGRAPAIATGLASSRRDLSVWVVTGDGDALSIGGNHLIHALRRNVNLKILLFNNRIYGLTKGQYSPTSEVGKITKSTPMGSLDAPFNPVSLAIGAEATFVARTIDSDRKHLTEVLRAAADHPGTALVEIYQNCNIFNDGAFEALKDQQKAEEAVIRLEHGQPIRFGSDDSKGVVRDPATGDLKVVAVTAENESRIVVHDAHSASPTTAFALSRLADPDTLHHTPIGVFRSIDRPVYDTLMADQLDAAIEQNGKGDLGALLAGSDTWTVVG from the coding sequence ATGACTGAGACAGCGTCCTCACTGCTGTCCCTGGTTCCCAAGGCCGAGGCCAAGCAGTCCATGAAGGACTTCAAGTCGGACCAGGAGGTCCGCTGGTGTCCTGGCTGCGGTGACTACGCGATCCTCGCCGCCGTGCAGGGCTTCATGCCCGAGCTCGGTCTGGCGAAGGAGAACATCGTCTTCGTCTCCGGCATCGGCTGCTCCTCCCGCTTCCCGTACTACATGAACACGTACGGGATGCACTCCATCCACGGCCGCGCCCCCGCGATCGCGACCGGACTCGCCTCCTCCCGCCGCGACCTGAGCGTGTGGGTGGTCACCGGTGACGGCGACGCGCTGTCCATCGGCGGCAACCACCTCATCCACGCCCTGCGCCGCAACGTCAACCTCAAGATCCTGCTGTTCAACAACCGGATCTACGGTCTGACCAAGGGCCAGTACTCGCCGACCTCCGAGGTCGGCAAGATCACCAAGTCGACGCCGATGGGCTCGCTCGACGCGCCCTTCAACCCGGTGTCACTGGCGATCGGCGCCGAGGCGACCTTCGTCGCCCGCACCATCGACTCCGACCGCAAGCACCTCACCGAGGTGCTCCGTGCCGCCGCCGACCACCCGGGCACGGCACTGGTGGAGATCTACCAGAACTGCAACATCTTCAACGACGGCGCCTTCGAGGCCCTCAAGGACCAGCAGAAGGCCGAGGAGGCCGTGATCCGGCTGGAGCACGGGCAGCCGATCCGGTTCGGCAGCGACGACTCCAAGGGCGTGGTGCGGGACCCGGCCACCGGAGACCTCAAGGTCGTCGCGGTCACCGCGGAGAACGAGTCGCGGATCGTCGTCCACGACGCGCACAGCGCCAGCCCCACGACCGCGTTCGCGCTGTCCAGGCTGGCCGACCCGGACACGCTGCACCACACCCCCATCGGGGTGTTCCGCAGCATCGACCGCCCGGTCTACGACACCCTGATGGCCGACCAGCTCGACGCCGCGATCGAGCAGAACGGCAAGGGCGACCTGGGCGCGCTCCTCGCCGGCAGCGACACCTGGACCGTCGTCGGCTGA